The genomic interval TTCAAATAGGGGACAATCCAGGTCGTAACGAGCCTACCTCTGGAGAAATTAATTATAAAAATGTTTTCAAATACATACATAGCCGTGGCTATGAAGGAATTTTAGGTATGGAGCATGGGAATAGCATTAATGGAAAAGAAGGAGAGCAACGTGTGATTGAGGCTTATGTAGCGAGTGATTCATTTATTTGAAAAAATAAAAGTAGAGAGTTAAAACGATTGGATAAGGATTCTATAGTATTTACTACTTTTACACGAAACAATTGCCAATGAGTTCTTCTTTTGAAAAATATCAAAAACGACGCTTAATCACTTCTTACTTTTCAGTCGTGATTAGTATCGCGTTGGTACTTTTTTTATTAGGATTACTAGGTATGCTCATACTTAACACTAAAAAAGTAGCAGACTATTTTAAAGAAACCGTAGCGATAGGTATATATTTCAAGGATACCGCGAAAGACGTTGAAATGAAACAGCTTGAGAAATCGCTTTCGCTAGCTCCTTCAACAAAATCAATACAGTTCGTTTCAAAAGAAGAAGCGGCTGAGGCTCATAGTAAAGAGTTGGGAGAGAATTTTGTAGAATACTTGGGAGAGAACCCACTACAGAACAGTATTGATTTGTATCTAAATGCAGATTTCGTGTCGGCAGAAAAGGTTGATGAAATTGCGGCAACTATTTCTAGCAAAGACTTTGTGGAAGAGGTTACCTACGACAAGCCTCTTATCTCCTTATTAAATGATAATATTAAAAAGATAAGTCTATGGGTCTTAATTATCTCGGGCATATTTACGTTTATTGCCGTGTTGCTCATTAATAGTTCGATTCGATTATCTGTATACGCAAAGCGTTTTACTATCAAAACGATGCAAATGGTAGGTGCCACTAAACGGTTTATACGCAGACCTTTTGTTTGGAAAAGTGTAAAGTTAGGAATGATAGGTGCCATCATTGCCCTTGCAGGGATGGGTGGCGTATTATATTATGCAGATAAAACATTCCCACAACTAACGTTGTTAGATGACCCTTTGCTTATAGGTGCATTATTTCTAGGAGTATTTCTAATTGGTATATTGATCACTTGGTTTAGTACCTTTCTAGCAACACAGCGTTTCTTAAATTTGCGTACAGACGAATTATACTACTAAACACATGGGAGAGCAAAAACGAAAGACGGAAACAAA from Dokdonia sp. Hel_I_53 carries:
- a CDS encoding cell division protein FtsX, producing the protein MSSSFEKYQKRRLITSYFSVVISIALVLFLLGLLGMLILNTKKVADYFKETVAIGIYFKDTAKDVEMKQLEKSLSLAPSTKSIQFVSKEEAAEAHSKELGENFVEYLGENPLQNSIDLYLNADFVSAEKVDEIAATISSKDFVEEVTYDKPLISLLNDNIKKISLWVLIISGIFTFIAVLLINSSIRLSVYAKRFTIKTMQMVGATKRFIRRPFVWKSVKLGMIGAIIALAGMGGVLYYADKTFPQLTLLDDPLLIGALFLGVFLIGILITWFSTFLATQRFLNLRTDELYY